From one Symbiobacterium terraclitae genomic stretch:
- a CDS encoding S-layer homology domain-containing protein, protein MPMRSHLRTLATSLIAAVLVAATARAAPAGYADQAQIPAWAAADVAFTSQAGIFRGDAATGAFRPNDQITRAEAVTAILRAFSLEADPTVKVPFTDIRGGWYEEPVTRAVQAGVIRSGDFGSRFRPDKPITRAELARMLARAAEAQLGTAPAPTPTVTFSDVDPHEPPFGPYIMKAAGYGIIRGMGDGTFAPEQTATRAQAAVMLARAVRLAQSAGHPGGDPEPGDQGGPGPGAGDGPSPGDQSGQGAWQFHEFELRVAELVNAERAAAGLQPLRLDPDLSRVARLKSQDFVTQGYFSHQSPTYGSPFEMMARFGIRYRGAAENIARGQRTPEEVHKDWMNSSGHRGNIMNPDYDTIGVGFYENGWTQLFIQSR, encoded by the coding sequence ATGCCGATGCGTTCACACCTGCGTACCCTGGCCACCTCCCTGATCGCGGCCGTGCTGGTCGCCGCGACGGCCCGCGCGGCGCCGGCGGGCTACGCGGACCAGGCCCAGATTCCGGCCTGGGCCGCAGCCGATGTCGCCTTCACGAGCCAGGCCGGCATCTTCCGGGGCGACGCCGCCACCGGGGCATTCCGGCCCAACGACCAGATCACCCGGGCGGAGGCGGTCACCGCCATCCTGCGCGCCTTCAGCCTGGAGGCGGATCCAACGGTCAAGGTGCCCTTCACCGACATCCGGGGAGGCTGGTACGAGGAGCCGGTCACCCGCGCCGTGCAGGCGGGCGTGATCCGGAGCGGCGACTTCGGCAGCCGGTTCCGCCCCGACAAGCCGATCACCCGGGCGGAGCTGGCCCGGATGCTGGCCCGGGCCGCCGAGGCCCAGCTGGGCACGGCGCCGGCGCCGACGCCGACCGTCACGTTCTCCGACGTGGACCCGCACGAGCCGCCGTTCGGCCCGTACATCATGAAGGCCGCCGGCTACGGGATCATCCGCGGCATGGGCGACGGCACCTTCGCCCCGGAGCAGACCGCCACGCGGGCGCAGGCCGCCGTGATGCTCGCGCGTGCGGTCCGGCTGGCGCAGAGCGCCGGACATCCCGGCGGCGACCCGGAGCCGGGGGACCAGGGGGGCCCGGGGCCCGGAGCCGGCGACGGCCCGAGTCCCGGGGATCAGAGCGGCCAGGGCGCGTGGCAGTTCCACGAGTTCGAGCTGCGGGTGGCCGAGCTGGTCAACGCCGAGCGGGCGGCGGCGGGCCTGCAGCCCCTGCGGCTCGACCCCGACCTGAGCCGGGTCGCCCGCCTGAAGTCGCAGGACTTCGTGACCCAGGGCTACTTCAGCCACCAGAGCCCCACCTACGGCAGCCCCTTCGAGATGATGGCCCGGTTCGGCATCCGGTACCGGGGCGCTGCGGAGAACATCGCCCGGGGCCAGCGCACCCCGGAGGAGGTCCACAAGGACTGGATGAACAGCTCCGGCCACCGCGGGAACATCATGAACCCGGACTACGACACGATCGGTGTGGGCTTCTACGAGAACGGCTGGACGCAGCTGTTCATTCAGAGCCGGTGA
- a CDS encoding ribonuclease E inhibitor RraB — MRPESDAERAARHAATVAAYRALVDHGGPPREPLVLEQHFFTGEAGDIDGLTAALTERGFRVESLSYDPGSTDRTWRLVVVRLELLDEVRLLALSDELDALARQFDGVYDGWLTHGDQ; from the coding sequence GTGAGACCCGAGTCCGATGCCGAGCGTGCGGCCCGGCACGCCGCCACCGTGGCCGCCTACCGCGCCCTGGTGGATCACGGGGGACCACCCCGGGAGCCCCTCGTGCTGGAGCAGCACTTCTTCACGGGTGAGGCAGGCGACATCGACGGCCTGACGGCCGCGCTCACGGAGCGGGGCTTCCGCGTGGAGAGCCTGAGCTACGACCCCGGAAGCACCGACCGCACCTGGCGGCTGGTTGTCGTGCGCCTCGAGCTGCTGGACGAGGTCCGGCTGCTGGCCCTCTCGGACGAGCTGGACGCCCTGGCGCGCCAGTTCGACGGAGTCTACGACGGCTGGCTGACCCACGGGGATCAGTGA
- a CDS encoding glycerate kinase, translating to MKIILAPDSFKGSLTAVAAAEAMRQGVLDALPGADAIALPMADGGEGTVDALVAATGGRLVRTQVTGPLGDPVEAAFGLLGDGRTAAIEMAAASGLLLVPEDRRNPRVTTTYGTGELIRAALDVGVRRIIIGIGGSATNDGGVGMAQALGGRFLRADGTEVGRGGAALLELERIDLRGLDPRLARAELLVACDVDNPLTGPRGASAVYGPQKGAGPEDVALLDRALTRLADVAARSLGRDPRASPGAGAAGGLGYGLMAFLGAELRRGIDLVMAANGLDRRLPGASLVITGEGRTDGQTLSGKVVLGVARAAARHGVPVVVLSGAVTPDADRLVEEGVTALFSTATGPMRLEEAMDRAGELLRRAAAHTVRLARLGLGR from the coding sequence GTGAAGATCATCCTGGCTCCCGACTCCTTCAAGGGAAGCCTCACCGCCGTCGCCGCTGCCGAGGCCATGCGTCAGGGCGTGCTGGACGCGCTCCCCGGCGCCGACGCGATCGCCCTGCCGATGGCCGACGGGGGCGAGGGCACCGTGGACGCCCTGGTGGCCGCCACCGGCGGGCGGCTGGTGAGGACGCAGGTCACCGGACCCCTGGGAGACCCGGTGGAGGCGGCCTTCGGCCTCCTGGGCGACGGGCGGACGGCGGCCATTGAGATGGCGGCGGCCTCCGGCCTGCTGCTGGTGCCGGAGGACCGGCGCAACCCCCGGGTGACGACCACGTACGGCACCGGCGAGCTGATCCGGGCCGCCCTGGACGTGGGGGTGCGGCGCATCATCATCGGCATCGGCGGCAGCGCCACCAACGACGGCGGGGTCGGCATGGCGCAGGCGCTGGGCGGCCGGTTCCTGCGGGCCGACGGCACCGAGGTGGGTCGGGGCGGCGCGGCGCTGCTGGAGCTGGAGCGGATCGACCTGCGCGGGCTGGACCCCCGGCTTGCACGAGCCGAGCTCCTGGTCGCCTGCGACGTGGACAACCCCCTGACGGGTCCGCGCGGCGCCTCGGCCGTCTACGGCCCCCAGAAGGGGGCCGGCCCGGAGGACGTCGCCCTGCTGGACCGGGCCCTCACCCGCCTGGCGGACGTGGCGGCGCGCAGCCTCGGGCGGGACCCGCGCGCGAGCCCCGGTGCCGGCGCCGCCGGGGGTCTCGGGTACGGGCTCATGGCGTTCCTGGGGGCGGAGCTGCGGCGCGGCATCGACCTGGTGATGGCCGCTAACGGCCTGGATCGGCGGCTGCCGGGGGCCTCCCTGGTGATCACGGGCGAGGGGCGAACCGACGGGCAGACGCTGTCCGGCAAGGTGGTGCTCGGCGTGGCCCGGGCTGCGGCCCGGCACGGCGTGCCCGTCGTCGTACTCTCAGGCGCCGTGACGCCCGACGCGGACCGGCTCGTGGAGGAGGGCGTCACGGCCCTTTTCAGCACGGCGACGGGGCCGATGCGCCTCGAGGAGGCGATGGACCGGGCCGGTGAGCTGCTGCGGCGGGCCGCGGCGCACACAGTCCGCCTGGCCCGCCTCGGGCTGGGCCGCTGA
- a CDS encoding class I adenylate-forming enzyme family protein, whose amino-acid sequence MDRLATRAAAALQERGLRKGDRALLYMPNRPEMAVGLFAVWKLGGVVVPANPRFTGFELAHLLRDSEASLLVHDPALAPQVSEALGAEGIPAAAAVPAPELLEEHGREPVLPDDLSSADLAELIYTSGTTGAPKGAAHTHDSVYATASMFAYEMSIRPGDRVLNVMPMTFSAVLNLTVLGATYAGATNVIGNYTPQLMAQLIQQERCTLAFGAPVAYLMMLKLPNLHEYDFSSVKSWTYGGAPMSREQVLAMRERLGPNLYCLYGLTEAGPNGTFLDPADHEKHAGSVGRRATVNTEIRIVDDEGRDVAPGEVGEVLLRTTSAMTGYWRNEKATRETIVDGWIRTGDLARRDEEGFIYIVDRRKDMVIVGGINVYPREVEEALATHPGVEECAVFGIPHPEWGETIVAAYVPRGGAETPAEELRSHCAARLAEYKIPRIFEPVPALPRNSNGKVLKHELRKRWL is encoded by the coding sequence CTGGACCGCCTGGCGACCCGGGCGGCCGCGGCGCTCCAGGAACGGGGGCTGAGGAAGGGCGACCGGGCCCTCCTCTACATGCCCAACCGGCCGGAGATGGCGGTGGGGCTCTTCGCCGTGTGGAAGCTGGGCGGCGTCGTGGTCCCGGCCAACCCCCGCTTCACCGGCTTCGAGCTGGCCCACCTGCTGCGCGACAGCGAGGCATCCTTGCTGGTCCACGACCCGGCGCTGGCGCCCCAGGTCAGCGAGGCGCTGGGTGCGGAGGGCATTCCGGCCGCTGCGGCGGTGCCTGCGCCTGAGCTGCTGGAGGAGCACGGCCGGGAGCCGGTCCTGCCGGACGACCTGTCGTCCGCGGACCTGGCGGAGCTCATCTACACCTCGGGCACCACAGGGGCGCCGAAGGGGGCGGCGCACACGCATGACTCGGTCTATGCGACGGCCTCGATGTTCGCCTACGAAATGTCGATCCGGCCGGGTGACCGCGTCCTCAACGTGATGCCCATGACCTTCTCGGCGGTGCTCAACCTCACGGTGCTGGGCGCCACCTACGCCGGCGCCACCAACGTCATCGGCAACTACACCCCGCAGCTGATGGCGCAGCTGATCCAGCAGGAGCGCTGCACCCTCGCCTTCGGGGCGCCGGTGGCCTACCTGATGATGCTCAAGCTGCCCAACCTGCACGAGTACGACTTCTCCAGCGTGAAGTCGTGGACCTACGGCGGTGCTCCCATGTCCCGCGAGCAGGTGCTGGCCATGCGGGAGCGGCTGGGGCCCAACCTCTACTGCCTCTACGGCCTCACCGAGGCCGGCCCCAACGGCACCTTCCTGGACCCCGCCGACCACGAGAAGCACGCCGGGTCGGTGGGGCGCCGGGCGACGGTCAACACCGAGATCCGCATCGTGGACGACGAGGGCCGGGACGTGGCCCCCGGTGAGGTGGGCGAGGTCCTGCTGCGCACCACGTCGGCCATGACCGGGTACTGGCGGAACGAGAAGGCCACCCGCGAGACCATCGTGGACGGCTGGATCCGTACCGGCGACCTCGCCCGGCGGGATGAGGAGGGCTTCATCTACATCGTCGACCGGCGGAAGGACATGGTGATCGTGGGCGGGATTAACGTCTATCCCCGGGAGGTCGAGGAGGCGCTCGCGACGCACCCCGGCGTGGAGGAGTGCGCCGTCTTCGGCATCCCCCATCCGGAATGGGGCGAAACCATCGTGGCCGCCTACGTCCCCCGGGGCGGTGCGGAGACGCCGGCCGAGGAGCTGCGCAGCCACTGCGCCGCCCGGCTGGCGGAGTACAAGATCCCCCGCATCTTCGAGCCCGTGCCGGCCCTGCCCCGCAACTCCAACGGCAAGGTGCTGAAGCACGAGCTGCGCAAGCGCTGGCTCTAA
- a CDS encoding acyl-CoA dehydrogenase family protein — MFDFLLTAEQRAVRDEAREFVRSIDPQLLIDMDEDKVQYPRSFVEEAAARNLLGLRFAPEWGGRGLQWTTELAVIEEIGVLGSALGCLYSLPSIVGEAIYRFGTPDQKERYLLPTLQGKKFTAEGLTEPRGGSDFFGATTTAVRKGDHYVLNGQKRFVVGAEGADYFLVYARTDPNGPPHESMSVFLVDRGSGVHVAHLYGLMGGRGGGAGRVVFRDVIVPVENRIGEENGAAQIFYQMMVPERLTSAAGAIGIARAALEVAAVYSTRRKAFGRKIKDFQGVNFKVAESITKLDAARALVYAAGAAEDSGQPPELVRRLVSEAKKFATDAAWEVTNHAMQIMGGIGYTNVFPVERLVREARLTQIWTGTNEIMNLVIQHEYYKELKNRERRGRDVERDARGAALEEEKVYE; from the coding sequence GTGTTTGACTTCCTGCTGACCGCCGAACAGCGGGCGGTGCGCGACGAAGCCCGGGAGTTCGTGCGGAGCATCGATCCCCAGCTCCTGATCGACATGGACGAGGACAAGGTCCAGTACCCGCGCTCCTTCGTGGAAGAGGCAGCCGCCCGGAACCTGCTGGGGCTGCGCTTCGCGCCCGAGTGGGGCGGTCGCGGGCTCCAGTGGACCACCGAACTCGCGGTGATCGAGGAGATCGGCGTGCTCGGATCGGCCCTGGGGTGCCTCTACTCCCTCCCCTCCATCGTCGGGGAGGCGATTTACCGGTTCGGCACCCCCGACCAGAAGGAGCGCTACCTCCTGCCCACCCTCCAGGGCAAGAAGTTCACGGCGGAGGGCCTGACCGAGCCGCGGGGCGGGTCGGACTTCTTCGGCGCCACCACCACGGCCGTCCGCAAGGGCGACCATTACGTCCTGAACGGCCAGAAGCGGTTCGTAGTGGGGGCCGAGGGCGCCGACTACTTCCTGGTCTACGCCAGGACCGACCCGAACGGGCCGCCCCACGAGTCGATGTCCGTCTTCCTGGTGGACCGGGGGTCGGGCGTGCACGTGGCGCACCTCTACGGCCTGATGGGCGGCCGGGGCGGCGGCGCCGGGCGGGTGGTCTTCAGGGACGTGATCGTGCCCGTGGAGAACCGCATCGGTGAGGAGAACGGCGCCGCGCAGATCTTCTACCAGATGATGGTCCCCGAGCGGCTGACCAGCGCCGCGGGCGCCATCGGCATCGCCAGAGCCGCGCTGGAGGTGGCGGCGGTCTACTCCACCCGGCGGAAGGCGTTCGGCAGGAAGATCAAGGACTTCCAGGGAGTCAACTTCAAGGTGGCGGAGTCCATCACCAAGCTGGATGCGGCCCGGGCCCTGGTCTACGCCGCCGGGGCGGCCGAGGACTCGGGCCAGCCGCCGGAGCTGGTGCGCCGCCTGGTCTCGGAGGCGAAGAAGTTCGCGACCGACGCCGCCTGGGAAGTCACCAACCACGCGATGCAGATCATGGGCGGCATCGGCTACACCAACGTCTTCCCCGTGGAGCGGCTGGTGCGGGAGGCGCGCCTCACGCAGATCTGGACCGGCACCAACGAGATCATGAACCTCGTGATCCAGCACGAGTACTACAAGGAGCTGAAGAACCGGGAGCGCCGGGGCCGCGACGTGGAGCGTGATGCGCGCGGCGCTGCCCTCGAAGAGGAGAAGGTCTACGAATAA
- a CDS encoding histidine phosphatase family protein, with the protein MGLFYVIRHCEAEGQAPGAPLTAAGRAQAERLAGQLAGLGLRRIIASPYRRAVETAEPLARRLGLPVETDERLVERVLAGESLPDWREKLAQTFADPDLCFAGGESSRQAAARGMAAVEAALAAAEGVPFALVTHGCLATLLLRAVDPAIGFADWERMTTPDVYRVTVSGPESRVDRMWSGR; encoded by the coding sequence GTGGGGCTGTTCTATGTGATCCGACACTGCGAGGCGGAGGGGCAGGCGCCGGGTGCGCCGCTCACCGCAGCGGGGCGGGCCCAGGCGGAACGGCTGGCCGGGCAGCTGGCCGGTCTGGGGCTCCGCCGGATCATCGCCAGCCCGTACCGGCGCGCGGTGGAGACCGCCGAACCGCTGGCCCGTCGGCTGGGGCTGCCGGTGGAAACAGATGAGCGCCTCGTGGAGCGGGTGCTCGCCGGCGAGTCCCTGCCGGACTGGCGGGAGAAGCTGGCGCAGACCTTCGCCGACCCTGACCTCTGCTTTGCGGGCGGGGAGTCGAGCCGGCAGGCCGCGGCCCGGGGGATGGCCGCGGTGGAGGCGGCCCTGGCCGCAGCAGAGGGCGTTCCCTTTGCCCTGGTCACCCACGGGTGCCTGGCGACGCTGCTGCTGCGCGCCGTCGACCCGGCGATCGGGTTCGCCGACTGGGAGCGCATGACCACCCCCGATGTCTACCGGGTGACGGTCTCCGGTCCGGAAAGTCGGGTGGACCGCATGTGGTCGGGGCGGTGA
- a CDS encoding ATP-dependent helicase — MSSLDAIVSSLNPAQREAALHQDGPLLVIAGAGAGKTRTATHRLACLLARGVPPEAIVCITFTNKAAREMRERAVALVGRTAERVMIRTFHSAAVVLLRQYIGHFPQCGRTPAFSVADPTVQLALLKEVVAERNFDLKANRPESFLWRISRYKNEMADPETLLYRQPSNGLMDWERVRQMIRETDRYVNRLTAEIWQRYEEKLRKNNLLDFDDLINLFTRMLQEQPDVRADVQRRFAYLQVDEFQDTNVAQLHMVKLMTGERQNVMAVGDDAQSIYSWRSADIRCILEFERHFPGARTILLEQNYRSTGAIIRAANRLIAHNAGQRPKRLFTTAPEGRPVVAFESETDVAEAHDVVARIQQGVAAGRRWGDFAILFRTSIQSRPFEERLREAGIPYQVVGGPRFYDRREVQESLGYLRLLYNPRDSVNFERVLNAPRRGIGERGLQRLLALAAQRDVDLIQALRLAVEEGQLQEQAAEGALRLHEQLIRAQAALDRRPGRFAATAEALLQETGYLEYLEQEDQRRSERRAEVVRSLISAMYDYERRSPAGGLGGYLDHLSLLEAQDEESGGDVVRLQTIHSAKGLEYPVVFVVGMEQGILPNQRALEEGNLEEERRLCYVAITRAREELYLTGARVRSERGEMVITRPSQFLAEALRGPGPAAAQAPVGAAD, encoded by the coding sequence TTGTCCAGCCTGGACGCGATCGTCAGCAGCCTCAACCCTGCGCAACGGGAGGCCGCCCTGCACCAGGACGGCCCCCTTCTCGTCATCGCCGGCGCCGGTGCCGGCAAGACCCGCACCGCCACCCACCGCCTGGCCTGCCTGCTGGCCCGGGGCGTGCCGCCCGAGGCGATCGTCTGTATCACCTTCACCAACAAGGCCGCCCGGGAGATGCGGGAGCGGGCCGTCGCCCTGGTGGGCCGGACGGCCGAGCGCGTCATGATCCGCACCTTCCACTCGGCGGCCGTGGTGCTGCTGCGCCAGTACATCGGCCACTTCCCCCAGTGCGGCCGGACGCCCGCATTCTCCGTGGCCGACCCGACGGTGCAGCTGGCCCTGCTGAAGGAGGTCGTCGCCGAGCGGAACTTCGACCTGAAGGCGAACCGGCCCGAGAGCTTCCTGTGGCGCATCAGCCGGTACAAGAACGAGATGGCCGACCCCGAAACCCTGCTTTACCGCCAGCCGTCCAACGGGCTGATGGACTGGGAGCGGGTCCGCCAGATGATCCGGGAGACCGACCGGTACGTCAACCGCCTCACCGCGGAGATCTGGCAGCGCTACGAGGAGAAGCTCCGGAAGAACAACCTCCTCGACTTCGACGACCTGATCAACCTGTTCACCCGCATGCTGCAGGAGCAGCCCGACGTCAGGGCCGACGTGCAGCGGCGTTTCGCCTACCTGCAGGTGGACGAGTTCCAGGACACCAACGTGGCCCAGCTGCACATGGTGAAGCTGATGACCGGCGAGCGGCAGAACGTGATGGCGGTGGGGGACGACGCCCAGTCCATCTACTCCTGGCGCTCCGCCGACATCCGCTGCATCCTCGAGTTCGAGCGCCACTTCCCCGGGGCGCGGACCATCCTGCTGGAGCAGAACTACCGCTCCACCGGTGCGATCATCCGCGCCGCCAACCGGCTGATCGCGCACAACGCCGGGCAGCGGCCCAAGCGGCTCTTCACCACCGCCCCCGAGGGGCGGCCGGTGGTGGCGTTCGAGTCGGAGACCGACGTGGCCGAGGCGCACGACGTGGTGGCCCGCATCCAGCAGGGCGTCGCCGCCGGCCGGCGCTGGGGCGACTTCGCCATCCTGTTCCGGACCAGCATCCAGTCCCGGCCGTTCGAGGAGCGGCTGCGTGAGGCCGGGATCCCGTATCAGGTCGTGGGCGGGCCCCGGTTCTACGACCGCCGGGAGGTCCAGGAGTCGCTGGGCTACCTGCGGCTCCTCTACAACCCCCGGGACTCGGTGAACTTCGAGCGGGTGCTGAACGCCCCCCGCCGGGGCATCGGCGAGCGGGGGCTGCAGCGGCTGCTGGCGCTGGCGGCGCAGCGGGACGTCGACCTGATCCAGGCGCTCCGCCTGGCGGTGGAGGAGGGCCAGCTGCAGGAGCAGGCGGCCGAGGGCGCCCTGCGCCTCCACGAGCAGCTGATCCGGGCGCAGGCGGCCCTCGACCGGCGCCCAGGCCGCTTCGCGGCCACGGCGGAAGCGCTGCTGCAGGAGACGGGCTACCTGGAGTACCTGGAGCAGGAGGACCAGCGCCGGTCGGAGCGGCGGGCCGAGGTGGTGCGCAGCCTGATCAGCGCGATGTACGACTACGAGCGGCGCTCCCCCGCAGGCGGCCTCGGCGGCTACCTGGACCACCTCTCCCTGCTCGAGGCGCAGGACGAGGAGTCCGGCGGCGACGTGGTGCGCCTGCAGACGATCCACTCGGCCAAGGGGCTGGAGTACCCGGTGGTCTTCGTGGTGGGGATGGAGCAGGGCATCCTGCCCAACCAGCGGGCGCTCGAGGAGGGGAACCTGGAGGAGGAGCGGCGGCTCTGCTACGTGGCTATCACCCGGGCGCGGGAGGAGCTCTACCTGACCGGCGCACGGGTGCGGTCGGAGCGGGGCGAGATGGTCATCACCAGGCCATCGCAGTTCCTGGCGGAGGCGCTGCGGGGCCCCGGTCCGGCCGCAGCCCAGGCTCCGGTGGGCGCGGCGGACTAG
- a CDS encoding type II CAAX endopeptidase family protein has translation MYEERAVRNANLLFLGTILLVVLLGGFAQSREAGSGLIFTELVCILAPTLLALRREGADWRAAVAWRPARPEQMLLAVPIGFGAWALGAAITAVVVALTGYEAPGLTQPGSAPAGLLLFLGLTLFAPVCEEVLFRGYIYRAYALRGARTAVVVSALLFAFYHLRLQGLPGLLPAAFALGILRWRTGSLLPGVLAHAAQNSVPATVALLAALGVEVPAPWLAGMMPAMLVLGVVAFRRFLQQSPAPSGEEASGRRPARARLGELWPLIPFAVLYLCAAGAEAGLLSVPGAAPSVPKEPPALKAAVFERPEVWRYEVRNVADEVVGSMECRLTPQSASYAVDCRAEIRAWRVERENSVFQSDAVAMEISMRWSRSDLRLLELIERVMPAEGGFHQEIRIAPEGDGLRLTVYRSAREGTSGIGLPAGAVLAEELPWRISLAGLAEEHVYTVALASPSKWDPRLKTSLPAVESAELRLTRGTAGGGKAWQAALGDRLQAWYSPEAPHVLLRLDYMGHSYRLVGQGVQ, from the coding sequence ATGTACGAGGAGCGCGCGGTTCGCAACGCCAACCTTCTGTTCCTGGGTACCATCCTCCTGGTGGTTCTGCTGGGGGGATTCGCCCAGAGCCGGGAGGCCGGCAGCGGCCTCATCTTCACCGAGCTCGTCTGCATCCTCGCGCCGACCCTCCTGGCGCTGCGGCGGGAGGGCGCGGACTGGCGCGCGGCCGTGGCCTGGCGCCCGGCCCGCCCGGAACAGATGCTGCTGGCCGTTCCCATCGGTTTCGGCGCCTGGGCGCTGGGGGCGGCAATCACCGCCGTGGTGGTGGCCCTGACCGGGTACGAGGCTCCGGGGCTGACGCAGCCCGGGTCCGCGCCCGCCGGCCTTCTCCTCTTCCTGGGCCTCACGCTCTTCGCGCCGGTCTGCGAGGAGGTCCTGTTCCGGGGCTACATCTACCGGGCGTACGCCCTGCGGGGGGCCCGCACCGCGGTGGTGGTCTCCGCCTTGCTCTTCGCGTTCTACCACCTGCGGCTCCAGGGCCTGCCCGGCCTGCTGCCGGCTGCCTTCGCCCTGGGGATCCTCCGCTGGCGCACGGGGTCGCTGCTGCCCGGCGTGCTGGCCCACGCGGCGCAGAACTCCGTGCCGGCCACCGTCGCGCTGCTGGCCGCCCTCGGCGTGGAGGTGCCGGCTCCCTGGCTCGCGGGGATGATGCCGGCCATGCTCGTGCTGGGCGTCGTCGCCTTCCGCCGCTTCCTGCAGCAGAGCCCTGCGCCGTCAGGGGAAGAGGCGTCCGGGCGGCGTCCCGCCCGCGCCCGGCTTGGGGAGCTGTGGCCCCTGATCCCGTTCGCGGTGCTCTACCTGTGCGCGGCGGGGGCCGAGGCCGGCCTCCTGAGCGTTCCCGGCGCGGCGCCGTCCGTGCCGAAGGAGCCGCCGGCGCTGAAGGCCGCCGTCTTCGAGCGCCCGGAGGTCTGGCGATACGAGGTCCGCAACGTTGCCGACGAGGTCGTGGGCAGCATGGAATGCCGTCTGACCCCCCAGAGCGCCAGCTACGCGGTGGACTGCCGCGCCGAGATCCGGGCGTGGCGCGTCGAGCGGGAGAACTCCGTCTTCCAGTCGGACGCCGTCGCCATGGAGATCAGCATGCGGTGGAGCAGGTCTGACCTCCGGCTGCTGGAGCTCATCGAGCGCGTGATGCCGGCGGAGGGCGGGTTCCACCAGGAGATCCGGATCGCACCGGAGGGCGACGGGCTGCGCCTCACGGTGTACCGCAGCGCCCGGGAGGGCACCTCGGGAATCGGGCTGCCTGCCGGTGCGGTGCTGGCCGAGGAGCTGCCGTGGCGGATCTCCCTGGCCGGGCTGGCCGAGGAGCATGTGTACACCGTGGCGCTTGCGTCGCCCTCCAAGTGGGATCCCAGGTTGAAGACCTCGCTGCCGGCCGTGGAGTCTGCTGAGCTGCGCCTCACCAGAGGCACGGCCGGCGGAGGCAAGGCGTGGCAGGCCGCACTCGGCGACCGGCTGCAGGCGTGGTACTCCCCGGAGGCGCCCCACGTCCTGCTGCGCCTCGACTACATGGGGCACTCCTACCGCCTCGTCGGGCAGGGGGTACAATGA
- a CDS encoding undecaprenyl-diphosphate phosphatase, whose product MTVLQAIVLGIVQGLAEFLPISSSAHLILVPWFLGWSPSGLAFDLALHAGTLIAVTIYFWRDLIHLAVEGLTKGTRTPTGKLAWGIVLGTVPGAIFGYLMEDVVEAVFRQSVLSIAILLAAVGFILYLADRLGPKRRSLEEIRVVDVIWIGLAQALAVIPGVSRSGATITAALALGLKREAAAKVSFLLGWPIILGGALLVIPDADPSMFTPAFFAGVAAAAVSGYAVIAMLLQYLQRGTYLVFAGYRGIVAAFAIILLLVRGM is encoded by the coding sequence GTGACGGTTCTTCAGGCCATCGTCCTCGGCATCGTGCAGGGACTGGCCGAGTTCCTGCCCATCTCCAGTTCCGCGCACCTGATCCTCGTGCCCTGGTTCCTGGGCTGGTCGCCGTCGGGCCTGGCCTTCGACCTGGCGCTGCACGCGGGCACCCTGATCGCGGTGACCATCTACTTCTGGCGGGACCTGATCCACCTCGCGGTCGAGGGGCTGACGAAGGGGACGAGGACGCCGACGGGCAAGCTGGCCTGGGGGATCGTGCTGGGCACCGTGCCGGGGGCCATCTTCGGCTACCTGATGGAGGACGTGGTGGAGGCGGTCTTCCGGCAGTCGGTCCTCTCCATCGCCATCCTGCTGGCGGCGGTGGGCTTCATCCTCTACCTGGCCGACCGGCTGGGGCCCAAGCGGCGGTCGCTGGAGGAGATCCGGGTCGTGGACGTGATCTGGATCGGCCTGGCGCAGGCCCTGGCCGTGATCCCCGGCGTCTCCCGGTCCGGTGCGACCATCACCGCCGCCCTGGCGCTGGGGCTGAAGCGGGAGGCGGCGGCCAAGGTCTCGTTCCTCCTCGGCTGGCCCATCATCCTGGGCGGCGCCCTGCTGGTGATCCCCGACGCAGACCCGTCGATGTTCACCCCGGCATTCTTCGCCGGTGTGGCCGCGGCGGCCGTGAGCGGCTACGCGGTGATCGCGATGCTGCTGCAGTACCTGCAGCGGGGGACCTACCTGGTCTTCGCCGGGTACCGGGGCATCGTGGCGGCGTTCGCGATCATCCTGCTGCTGGTGCGGGGGATGTAG